CAGCTGCTCATTAGCGTTTTGTAACTCAAAGGTGCGGCTCTGTACTCTAAGTTCTAATTCTTCCTTAGCCTTTTGTAAAACGATTTCTGCTTGATGATGCTCGGTAAAATCATGAATAACTTTGGCAAAACCACGCAAGCAACCATTGTCATCGCGTAACGCAGTAATAACGCAACCTGCCCAAAACCACGTACCGTTACTCCGCAAATGCCAAGTTTGCGCTTCTGCACGCCCAAGTGCGATCGCTTGTTCTATTTCTTGTTGCGGCTTGCCACTACTAATATCTTCAGGGGTAAATAAAGAAGAAAAATGCTTACCTAAAATTTCTGCTTCTTTATACCCGAATAAGTGTTCTGCCCCTACATTCCAGCTAACAATGTGAGCATCAGCATTGAGCATAAATATTGCATACTCGCTAACACTTTCGACGAATAAACGAAAGCGTTCTTCGCTTTGTTGTAAATTTTCTTGATAGCGTAAAGCTTCTAGTCTTCTTGTTTCTGCTTGTTTTTTTGCAGTACTTAACTCTGCGACGACACACGTAATTGCAGCTCCTTCAAAGATGAATAAGCTTAGCTTTATCGCATAACCTACAGTATTAACTACGAAAGAATGAAACGGCGAAATCAAAAAATAATCGGCGCATAAAGCCGCTAAAATTGTCGCAAATATTCCACTTGACTTGCCACCGTACCAAGTACTAACGACGATTGCAAAGAAAAACAATAAGAAGGGACTTTCATCATCAATTAGTGGTGCAAGTAACAGTTTGACGAGCAGGGTAAGGCATATTGTAGCTATAGCTACAGTATAGCGACCCCTTAAAAAATTCTTTTTTCTCCCAAAATAAACAGCCATACAATTAGCTTTAGTAGCACAACTAACAACTTTTGTTAGTAGTACTTAGACGCATTTCTAAATCGACGACATGCTTTAGTCTTTCTCCTAATTTTCGTTCCATAATTCTGATGTTTCCTACATGCTTGATTAACCTATAGTTTTTAACAAATATAATTTTCTTCATAAAAATTATTTTATGTTGTTTCATTAAGCATATCTACATGGTTTAATTATTTTGAGCGTAAATCTTCTGAAGTGATTTCGCACTTTGCAACTATCTTATGCAAGATTTCAGCGTGTTTTCGCTTGCCAAGAGAAAATTTCTGTGTTAATTAGTGTACAGGGCATCCGCATGTGGATGGTATAAGTTCTTTCAGATGTGTATCAATACCGCCATTAAGGCAAGGTTTGCGCTTATCCGAAAAAACTGGGCAAACGCAAACTACTGCCTTAATTAACTTTGAGCCCCCGCTCTTTGCTATAGCAACGACCTAATTACCTATTACCCGTGATACTACTATTGTTTACCCAAAAGCGAGTCATCGTAGTGCGCGAGTAAATCCGCCGGAGCGTCATAAATTGCTTTTGCGCCTTCGAGTTGCGCGTCTTCAAACCCTCCGCAACGCAATGCGATTGTGCCAACACCAACAGCACTCGCCGCTTGAATATCGTATGGTGTATCTCCTAGCATCAATACGGCATCGGGTGGCAGTTCTAATTTACTTAAGGCAGCTTCGACAATATCAGGTTCGGGTTTAGAAGCTTCAGCATCACTCGATGTTGTTGCTTCGTCGAGTAAGTCGTCTACCTTTGCCGCTTTGAGTAAAACTTCTAGCTCTTGACTTGTCGCCGAACTAGCAATAATCAACCTTAGTCCTTGCTGTTTCATCCGCTGTACTAATTCTCGCGCTCCTGGAGCGGCTTCTAGCTTGGGTCCATACTGCTCGATGATTAGTTGTTTGCGCCGTTCAGAAATCTTTTTCCCGTCGCCTTCTTCTTTATTTAGCCCTGGCACCATTCTTGGTATCACCTTATCACCGCCCATTCCGATCAGCGGTCGGACTTGTTCAAATGAGATGTGATATCCATAGTCTGCAAATGCATCAACCCACGATTGAGCATGAGCATCATTACTCAACACTAGCGTACCATCTACATCCACAATCACTGCTTGTACCACGTAATACTCTCCTCTTAGCAGTAGGGTAGCGTCATTTTTTAAAGTTACCTATTTCCTTGACAAAACTGCATACCCTATTGTGGAGAATTGAGGTGTCAACAATCTGCGACTTCAGACGTATACAATAAATAACTTAAGTAAGCGAGTGAAAATAAACGTGACTAGAAAAGTTGGTCATTGGTCATTGGTAAGAATATTGCGCAACACATTTCCCATTACCTATTACCGCGTTTTTCAACCTCGACTAGTGTGATATTTAGTTATCACCTAATTACGTTCTATGCTACGTCTTTAATTAACACTTTCTGACCCACGAGGATAGATAATGGAGCGAGCAGTTATTAAGTTTTCATCAGAAGATTGCGGCATTTGCCATAAAATGTCATTTTATGACCAAAAGGTAAGTGAAGAGCTAGGATTAAAGTTTATTGACGTAAAAATGCAGGATACGGCAACTTATCGCAAGTATCGTAAGATTCTGCTAACGCAGTACCCTGATAAAGCAGAAATGGGATGGCCTACCTATCTTATCTGTGATTCCCCTGAAGGCGAATTTAAGATTTTAGGTGAAGTCAAAGGCGGTCATCCCAAGGGAGAATTTAGAAGTAAACTACAAGCAGTGTTAGATTCTGCAACAGTTTAGCTAAATGACTAATCGCTAACAGGTTCAAACGATCGCACTTCGAGGACAGGTCCAATCATTGCAATTGTCATGACATCTTCGCGGATCTGTCCTGTGACTTTAACTTTTTTGCCTGGTTGCAGCAAGTCTTTGGGGGCGTTATGAAGTTCATAAGTTGTGCCGTCGTCTGCGGTTAGCGCCCACGCGCCAGTACCCATGTCGCTGCGTTGAATCGTTCCTGTAACAGTCGTACTCATGTTGGTTGCTCCACTTTGACGGCTAACACTGCGAGGCTGTAACACATTAAAGCATTAACGAACAGAAATACACGGGCGATCGCACCGCTACCCATACCCCAAACCGCGGGCGAGACGACGGCATTCACACCCAAACACGCTGCAACACCCAACGCCGTACCGATCGCAAACCACTTCCAAACAGGTTTATTCAAAAAGAAGGCAACGAGGAGAAACGGAATCAAAACGCTAGCGAATAAGGGATTTAAGATATTGTTACCCGCGATCGCATTGCCCATTTCAGGAATTGAACTGCCCATTATGCGGAAGGGAACTTGCGGAAAATCAAAGATGTAGAACCCGCGTAAGAAGAATAACCCTGAACTTCCGGCAACTAAACCACCAAATAATGACCAACTCCAAGTAAACGGAAAGTAAACGCGTAAAAACCAAGCGAGGAGATAAGAACCCAAGACCATCGCCAGTTTCGGAAGTAACGCCACCGCACCACCATCAATCCAAAAGCGCGGATTGAGATAACCGTTATCGCGCAACCACCGGAAGAAATCGCGAAAACTGATTTGTCCGCGTACCGCAAGTTTCACTGCCGCTGCTGCATCGAGTTGTCCTGCACCGTAATGATTTAAAGTATCATTCTTGACGCGCATAGCAGATTTTTTCAAGACATTTCGCACTTGATCTGGTTCTTTGACGCCAGTTGCTTTGATTAACGCCGCGACACCAGCAACGTGAGGGGCTGCCATACTTGTTCCTTGAAAAGAAACAAACATCGCTTGTCCATCAGCATTAATCGTTTCTTGCAGAATTCCTCCTGCCCCCGTACCCACACCACCAGGCGCAGAAATATCAACACCTGCACCAAAGTTAGAATAAGGGGCTTTTTCTCCGGCAGCATCAAGGGCAGAAACACCAATTACGTGCGGGTAACGCGCCGGATACGACGCTGAATTTTTGTTCGCGTTACCTGCTGCTGCAACGATTACGACACCTTTACGATGCGCATAGGCGATCGCGTCTTTGAGTAAGTGACTCTCACCAGCACCACCCAAACTCATATTAATCACATCCGCCTTGTGGTCAGCTGCAAATTTAATCGCTTCGGCAATATCCGCAACCGTGCCACCTCCAGAAGCACTCAATACTTTTAATGGCATGATAGTCGCTTCATACGCTATTCCCGCAACGCCGTAATTGTTATTCGTCGATTGGGCAATTGTCCCCGCGACGTGCGTTCCATGCCCGCTATCATCTGTCGCCGTTTCGCGGTTATTCACAAAGTCATAACCACGTACAAACTTGGTTTGCTTTAAGTCGGGAACCGGAGAAACACCCGTGTCAATGACGGCAACTGTGACACCGCTACCTTTCGTTTCATCCCACGCCGACTCGACTTTGATTGAGCGTAAATTCCACTGTTTGTTGTAGTCCGGATCGTTGGGAACTTCTAACGCCTTATAAATGTAGTTCGGTTCAATATATTCAGTGGACTTGGCAACAGGAGACTTGCGCAGGGCTTTAAGAGTTGCCCGATCCCCCTTGACAATGTACACATTATCTGGTTTAGAAAAGATACTATTTAATTGAGGGGCGAGGTTAAATTGCTGGGCGATCGCACTGAGTTGATTGTCAATTTGGGATATCGGAATATCTTCCCGAAAGTCCAGCACAATTTCCTCAAATTCACCCTGACTTGCTAAGCCTTTGAAATTGAACAAGCCAAAACATAGTCCAATTAAAACCAAGCCTACTAGTAATTTTTTCATATCTTGCTTCGGCACTAGTTTTACGATCAACATAACGTATGTACCGTCGCTCTTGCCTTGATGTTGCAAGATAGTTACAGTGTGAGAGCGAATACGCTCACTAAGTATAAATACGGAACGGTTGGATTATGGAACGCGGAATTTTGTGGTTAGCACTGCTAGCTGTTTTTATTTGGTTAGCATGGCAAGGGAAAAACGAATATCAAAAAGTTGAAAACTATCGCGTGTGGGCTGAACAATTTGAACGAGCTAAATACGATATTTATGCCGTTTTGGGTCAAAAAGGAACAAATATAACTTGGGGAAAACCGACTCAAAAAGGGCTTGTTGAACTCGAAACTTTTTCGTT
This region of Chroococcidiopsis sp. TS-821 genomic DNA includes:
- a CDS encoding HAD family hydrolase: MVQAVIVDVDGTLVLSNDAHAQSWVDAFADYGYHISFEQVRPLIGMGGDKVIPRMVPGLNKEEGDGKKISERRKQLIIEQYGPKLEAAPGARELVQRMKQQGLRLIIASSATSQELEVLLKAAKVDDLLDEATTSSDAEASKPEPDIVEAALSKLELPPDAVLMLGDTPYDIQAASAVGVGTIALRCGGFEDAQLEGAKAIYDAPADLLAHYDDSLLGKQ
- a CDS encoding thioredoxin family protein; its protein translation is MERAVIKFSSEDCGICHKMSFYDQKVSEELGLKFIDVKMQDTATYRKYRKILLTQYPDKAEMGWPTYLICDSPEGEFKILGEVKGGHPKGEFRSKLQAVLDSATV
- a CDS encoding DUF5818 domain-containing protein, translating into MSTTVTGTIQRSDMGTGAWALTADDGTTYELHNAPKDLLQPGKKVKVTGQIREDVMTIAMIGPVLEVRSFEPVSD
- a CDS encoding S8 family peptidase; the encoded protein is MKKLLVGLVLIGLCFGLFNFKGLASQGEFEEIVLDFREDIPISQIDNQLSAIAQQFNLAPQLNSIFSKPDNVYIVKGDRATLKALRKSPVAKSTEYIEPNYIYKALEVPNDPDYNKQWNLRSIKVESAWDETKGSGVTVAVIDTGVSPVPDLKQTKFVRGYDFVNNRETATDDSGHGTHVAGTIAQSTNNNYGVAGIAYEATIMPLKVLSASGGGTVADIAEAIKFAADHKADVINMSLGGAGESHLLKDAIAYAHRKGVVIVAAAGNANKNSASYPARYPHVIGVSALDAAGEKAPYSNFGAGVDISAPGGVGTGAGGILQETINADGQAMFVSFQGTSMAAPHVAGVAALIKATGVKEPDQVRNVLKKSAMRVKNDTLNHYGAGQLDAAAAVKLAVRGQISFRDFFRWLRDNGYLNPRFWIDGGAVALLPKLAMVLGSYLLAWFLRVYFPFTWSWSLFGGLVAGSSGLFFLRGFYIFDFPQVPFRIMGSSIPEMGNAIAGNNILNPLFASVLIPFLLVAFFLNKPVWKWFAIGTALGVAACLGVNAVVSPAVWGMGSGAIARVFLFVNALMCYSLAVLAVKVEQPT